From one Vicinamibacterales bacterium genomic stretch:
- a CDS encoding ribose-phosphate pyrophosphokinase has product MTDAIDPGDVRLFAGSSNPQLAADIALLLGVPLESAAVSKFSNDNLYIQLGASVRSREVFIVQSLSPPVNDHLMELLMMLDIARGAGAKAVHAIVPYFSFARSDKKDCPRICITARLVADLLQTAGATHVMTMMLHSPQVHGFFGVPTDPLSSRHVFVKYFAACDLAGTIVVAPDLGHAKSAARFARDLHLPVAAGNKERVSDTKVRITGLVGPQLSNYRSALIYDDEIATGGSVLELCERLVDEGIKEVRVACTHGVFVRNALERIAAVPVVQEIVTTDTVYIPEQTRHRKLHILSAAPIFADAIRANHLRQSIGHLVVCGDEEDR; this is encoded by the coding sequence ATGACCGACGCCATCGACCCGGGGGACGTGCGACTGTTTGCCGGCAGCTCCAATCCGCAGTTGGCCGCCGACATTGCGTTGCTGCTCGGCGTGCCGCTCGAGTCGGCCGCCGTGTCGAAGTTCAGCAACGACAATCTCTACATCCAGCTCGGCGCCAGCGTCCGGTCGCGCGAGGTGTTCATCGTCCAGTCACTGTCACCGCCGGTGAACGACCACCTGATGGAGCTGCTGATGATGCTGGACATCGCCCGCGGCGCCGGCGCAAAGGCGGTCCACGCCATCGTGCCGTATTTCTCGTTCGCCCGTTCGGACAAGAAGGACTGTCCCCGCATCTGCATCACCGCGCGGCTGGTGGCCGATCTGCTCCAGACGGCCGGCGCCACGCACGTGATGACGATGATGCTGCACTCGCCCCAGGTGCACGGTTTCTTCGGCGTGCCCACCGACCCGCTCTCGAGCCGGCACGTGTTCGTCAAGTACTTCGCTGCCTGCGACCTCGCCGGCACGATTGTCGTCGCGCCCGATCTCGGGCACGCGAAGTCCGCCGCCCGGTTCGCCCGTGACCTCCATCTGCCGGTGGCCGCGGGCAACAAGGAGCGGGTCTCCGACACGAAGGTCCGGATCACAGGGCTGGTCGGTCCGCAGTTGTCCAACTACCGCTCAGCGTTGATCTACGACGACGAGATCGCGACGGGCGGGTCGGTACTCGAACTCTGTGAACGGCTGGTCGACGAAGGGATCAAGGAAGTTCGCGTCGCGTGTACGCACGGGGTGTTCGTGAGAAACGCCCTGGAGCGGATCGCCGCAGTCCCGGTCGTCCAGGAAATCGTGACGACCGACACCGTGTACATACCGGAGCAGACGCGCCACCGGAAACTCCACATCCTGTCGGCCGCACCGATCTTCGCCGACGCGATCCGGGCGAACCATCTCCGGCAGTCGATTGGACACCTGGTCGTGTGCGGGGACGAAGAGGATAGGTAG
- a CDS encoding MFS transporter has translation MNPTSPARPQHSPEFRHRRAVNWLSLGMLYAFFYATRYNYTAAAPYLADTLGWRNTELGVFETMMPLVYGLAVVLNGPLADRVGGKRAFLFGAAGVAIMNLLFGLASMAIVSPAVWVGTGLGRHVVTPAVLNYGLSGSMLLALMAIVWGINGYFQSFGALSIVKVNAQWFHVRERGTFAGVFGVLIRFGLLLAFQGVPLIFLFFPWQYAFWIPGAFVVLFLLINLRWMENSPKDAGLGEFDTGDDLDVTDAAPSIREIVRRVFASPAMWTIAAGSMMIGFVRRSVVDAWWPKYFVDYYGADKALFATYAPYIIATWGIALAGIAGGFVFGIASDRTFGGRRAPVIAFGFIGMAVILALFGVSDLLHFGPIAAACCLVALSFCVNGAHGMIGGAASMDFGGRKAAASAAGLFDGMQYLAGAFVGVGVGYVTTTWGWEAWHWAPIPFALVGALLMVRLWNVVPKGRSSH, from the coding sequence ATGAACCCAACATCACCCGCCCGCCCACAGCACAGCCCGGAATTCAGGCACCGGCGCGCCGTCAACTGGCTGTCGCTCGGCATGCTGTACGCGTTCTTCTACGCGACGCGCTACAACTACACGGCCGCCGCGCCATACCTGGCGGACACGCTCGGCTGGAGGAACACCGAACTGGGCGTGTTCGAGACGATGATGCCACTCGTCTACGGCCTGGCCGTGGTCCTGAACGGGCCCCTCGCCGATCGCGTCGGGGGCAAGCGCGCGTTTCTGTTCGGTGCCGCTGGCGTCGCGATCATGAACCTCCTGTTCGGCCTGGCCAGCATGGCCATCGTGTCGCCGGCGGTCTGGGTGGGAACCGGCCTGGGACGCCACGTGGTCACACCGGCGGTCCTGAACTACGGACTGTCGGGCAGCATGCTGCTCGCGCTCATGGCGATCGTCTGGGGCATCAACGGGTATTTCCAGTCCTTCGGGGCGCTGTCGATCGTCAAGGTCAACGCGCAGTGGTTCCACGTCCGCGAGCGCGGCACCTTCGCGGGCGTCTTCGGCGTGCTCATCCGGTTCGGCCTGCTCCTCGCGTTCCAGGGCGTGCCGCTGATCTTCCTCTTCTTCCCGTGGCAATACGCGTTCTGGATTCCTGGCGCGTTCGTGGTGCTCTTCCTGCTCATCAACCTCAGGTGGATGGAGAACTCGCCGAAGGATGCCGGCCTCGGCGAATTCGACACCGGAGATGATCTGGATGTGACCGATGCGGCTCCGTCGATCCGCGAGATCGTCCGCAGGGTGTTCGCGTCGCCGGCGATGTGGACGATCGCGGCCGGGTCGATGATGATCGGCTTCGTCCGGCGCAGCGTCGTGGACGCCTGGTGGCCGAAGTACTTCGTGGACTACTACGGCGCCGACAAGGCGCTGTTCGCCACGTACGCCCCCTACATCATCGCGACGTGGGGCATCGCGCTGGCGGGAATCGCCGGCGGCTTCGTGTTCGGCATCGCGTCGGACCGGACGTTCGGCGGGCGCCGTGCGCCGGTGATCGCCTTCGGGTTCATCGGCATGGCGGTGATCCTGGCGCTGTTCGGCGTCTCGGACCTGCTGCACTTCGGCCCCATCGCGGCGGCGTGCTGCCTGGTGGCGCTTTCCTTCTGCGTGAATGGCGCGCACGGCATGATCGGCGGGGCCGCGTCGATGGACTTCGGCGGCCGGAAAGCGGCCGCCTCGGCCGCCGGGTTGTTCGACGGCATGCAGTATCTGGCCGGGGCGTTCGTGGGCGTGGGAGTCGGCTACGTCACCACGACGTGGGGATGGGAAGCGTGGCACTGGGCGCCGATTCCGTTCGCCCTCGTCGGCGCGCTCCTGATGGTGCGCCTCTGGAACGTGGTGCCGAAGGGACGCTCGAGCCACTGA
- a CDS encoding PAS domain-containing protein gives MTPTPCHAPSPADAVFDALPFPAFITDEDMRLLAANPAAKKMIGTDASFVLRQRNGEVLRCIHSTETGEGCGRSTSCSDCVMRKAVRFTYVGREPVRMRDRMEFQRDGQVQAMHVLVTASPVVYRDQSCALLFIEDLTLLCAIGDILPICMSCKRVRDEQLWTQVEAYLSSHLDLKFTHGICPDCAKRLYPDFSQP, from the coding sequence TTGACCCCGACTCCCTGTCACGCTCCGTCTCCGGCCGACGCGGTGTTCGACGCACTGCCGTTCCCGGCGTTCATCACCGACGAGGACATGCGTCTGCTGGCGGCGAATCCGGCGGCAAAGAAGATGATCGGCACCGACGCGTCGTTCGTGCTCCGTCAGCGCAACGGCGAGGTGCTGCGCTGCATCCACAGCACCGAGACGGGCGAAGGGTGCGGCCGCTCGACCTCGTGCAGCGACTGCGTCATGCGGAAGGCGGTCCGGTTCACCTACGTGGGCCGGGAGCCGGTGCGGATGCGGGATCGGATGGAGTTCCAGCGCGACGGGCAGGTGCAGGCGATGCACGTCCTGGTCACGGCCTCCCCTGTCGTCTACCGCGATCAGTCCTGCGCGCTGCTGTTCATCGAGGACCTCACGCTCCTGTGCGCGATCGGGGACATCCTGCCAATCTGCATGTCCTGCAAGAGGGTCCGCGACGAGCAACTGTGGACGCAGGTCGAGGCCTACCTCTCATCGCACCTCGACCTGAAGTTCACACACGGGATTTGTCCGGACTGCGCGAAGCGGCTCTACCCGGACTTCTCCCAGCCGTGA
- a CDS encoding TonB-dependent receptor, whose amino-acid sequence MGRLTHLLLFVLLVQAAAVEAADAVVRGRATDAAGLPLPGVTITITLVQDPHAAAGASSQRTATTDEHGAFLLQAPPGRYVVRAEIQGFDPLEQPLALDGRGASSLDLQLHVASYREQVTVRGEASQAVLGKPQPDAPVTVTREVVDSGMMPNSQYDDVLPLLPNVVRGPDGLISVAGASAPQGSLLVNGLNETDPIAGVPLMLLPLEAVESMDVFSGGYPADAGRATGGVTSVRTRAGGDEWHASANSFFPRLRFVAGRLYGIDSWDPNVGLLGPLVKGRVFLEQAISYRFDRNRFDTLAGSQDSIYSAFVSWSQLDVQASSGHHFVGFVSFDPQRTEHAGVTAFTTANSVPLLERGGWSASAGDRVVVSTSTVLALTAGVVRSRLGVSPDGASPYVVGHDQVQGSYFDRQDLRGTRIQVSASWNWTGWQGHELRAGADVSHAALDGTDAAGDVTMLRSDGQLSQRISFLPVPTLSGTAREAGAFAQFRWQARANLTVDAGTRLDWTTLARPVGSPRIAWTLKLPTGDTTLSGSVGLFGDKVPLEAYGFPLRQPREVLSALDGSDVVYRNVIDGPLRTPLATRWDLELDRRFVGGWQARVKYQERRGHDELIVNPIRDTATTGRLALSSSGASSSRSLEATLAYRAPGAGHELYLSYVRSRSEGDLNSLDTITGAFRQPLVLPNQVGPLLADVPHRLLAWGLVRLPLRITVAPFVEIRSGFAYSAIDDDWLYAGPANRARLPWFGSLDLYVNKVVTVSSRLPDARLGVKFYNLASIHTERDVQRNTAQPEFGQTYNPIPRDFTLVFELLWGRK is encoded by the coding sequence ATGGGCCGCCTGACTCACCTGCTGTTGTTCGTTCTCCTCGTGCAGGCGGCAGCCGTCGAAGCGGCCGATGCGGTCGTTCGCGGGCGTGCCACCGATGCAGCCGGGCTGCCACTTCCTGGCGTCACGATCACCATCACGCTCGTTCAGGATCCGCACGCGGCCGCTGGAGCGTCATCGCAGCGGACGGCGACGACCGACGAGCACGGTGCATTCCTGCTCCAAGCGCCTCCCGGCCGATACGTCGTGCGCGCGGAGATCCAGGGCTTCGATCCGCTCGAACAGCCACTCGCGCTCGACGGAAGGGGAGCTTCCAGCCTCGATCTCCAGCTCCACGTGGCGAGCTACAGGGAACAGGTGACCGTCAGAGGCGAAGCCTCGCAGGCCGTGCTCGGCAAACCACAACCAGACGCGCCGGTCACCGTGACGCGCGAGGTCGTGGATAGCGGCATGATGCCCAACAGCCAATACGACGATGTGCTGCCGCTGCTGCCGAACGTCGTGCGGGGCCCGGACGGCCTCATCAGCGTGGCGGGCGCCAGCGCGCCGCAAGGATCGCTGCTCGTCAACGGCCTCAACGAAACCGACCCGATCGCAGGCGTGCCCCTCATGCTGTTGCCGCTCGAGGCGGTCGAGTCGATGGATGTGTTCTCCGGGGGATATCCGGCGGACGCAGGGCGCGCGACCGGGGGCGTGACGTCAGTGCGCACCAGGGCGGGCGGCGATGAGTGGCACGCGTCCGCCAACAGCTTCTTTCCGCGCCTCCGGTTCGTCGCCGGCAGGCTGTACGGCATCGATTCGTGGGACCCGAACGTCGGCCTGCTCGGGCCGCTCGTCAAGGGCAGGGTCTTCCTCGAGCAGGCGATCAGCTACCGCTTCGATCGCAACCGGTTCGACACGCTGGCCGGCTCCCAGGACAGCATCTACTCGGCGTTCGTGTCGTGGTCGCAACTCGACGTCCAGGCCTCATCGGGACATCACTTTGTCGGCTTCGTCTCCTTCGATCCGCAGCGGACCGAGCACGCCGGTGTGACGGCGTTCACGACGGCCAACAGCGTGCCGCTCCTCGAACGGGGCGGATGGAGCGCCTCGGCCGGAGATCGCGTGGTGGTTAGCACTTCCACCGTGCTGGCCCTGACGGCGGGCGTGGTCAGGTCGCGGTTGGGGGTGAGTCCGGACGGCGCATCGCCGTACGTCGTCGGGCACGACCAGGTGCAGGGCAGCTACTTCGACCGGCAGGACCTGCGCGGCACGCGGATCCAGGTGAGCGCCTCGTGGAACTGGACCGGGTGGCAGGGGCACGAACTCCGGGCCGGCGCGGACGTGTCTCATGCCGCGCTCGATGGCACGGACGCGGCGGGCGACGTCACGATGCTCCGGAGCGACGGGCAGCTGAGCCAGCGCATCTCGTTCCTGCCGGTGCCCACGCTGTCCGGAACGGCTCGCGAGGCGGGGGCGTTCGCGCAGTTTCGATGGCAGGCGCGCGCGAACCTGACCGTCGATGCCGGCACCCGCCTGGACTGGACCACGCTCGCACGGCCCGTCGGTTCGCCGCGAATCGCCTGGACGCTGAAGTTGCCGACCGGCGACACCACGCTCAGTGGGAGTGTTGGTCTCTTCGGGGACAAGGTTCCGCTCGAAGCGTACGGCTTCCCGCTACGGCAGCCGCGAGAGGTGCTCAGCGCGCTGGACGGGTCGGACGTGGTCTACCGGAACGTCATCGACGGTCCGCTCCGCACGCCGCTCGCCACCCGGTGGGACCTGGAACTCGACCGGCGCTTCGTCGGCGGCTGGCAGGCGCGGGTGAAGTACCAGGAGCGGCGTGGTCACGACGAGTTGATCGTGAACCCGATCCGGGACACGGCGACGACCGGACGCCTGGCGTTGTCGAGTTCGGGCGCCTCGTCCTCACGGAGCCTGGAGGCGACGTTGGCGTACCGCGCGCCGGGCGCCGGGCACGAGCTCTACCTGTCGTACGTGCGATCCCGGAGCGAGGGTGATCTCAACAGCCTCGACACGATCACCGGCGCGTTCCGTCAGCCGCTCGTGCTACCCAACCAGGTCGGCCCGCTCCTGGCGGACGTGCCGCATCGTCTGTTGGCGTGGGGCCTGGTCCGCCTGCCGCTGCGCATCACGGTGGCCCCCTTCGTCGAGATCAGGAGCGGCTTCGCGTATTCGGCCATCGACGACGACTGGCTCTATGCCGGTCCGGCGAACCGCGCGCGCCTTCCGTGGTTCGGGTCACTCGACCTCTACGTCAACAAGGTCGTCACCGTCTCCAGTCGGCTCCCCGACGCGCGCCTGGGCGTGAAGTTCTACAACCTGGCCTCGATCCACACCGAGCGTGACGTGCAGCGGAACACCGCGCAGCCGGAGTTCGGCCAGACCTACAACCCGATCCCGCGCGACTTCACGCTGGTGTTCGAGCTGCTCTGGGGGCGGAAGTAG